The genome window TCTTATACGATACCTTCCATGCCAATATTGAAGAAAAAGACGTTGCAGAGGCCATTCGAGAGAATGCTCACCTAATTAACCATGTCCACATTTCTGAGAATGATCGTAGCACTCCTGGTAGCGGTCATGTGCGCTGGGATGAAACCTTTGCAGCACTAGAAGAAGTTGGTTATAACGGTACTTTTGCCGTTGAGGCATTTGGCTTGAATTTACCTGAACTTATACCAGTGGTTAAAATTTGGCGAAAAATGTATGAGTCAGAAGAACAAATTTGTCGAGATGCCTACCAATTCATTAAAAGTTATCGAGTAAAAGATTAACTCGATAATCACAACTACTGGGTATTTATAAACAAACACTAAAAAGCGAGTCAGTTTTACTGATTCGCTTTTTTAGTTGTGACATTTATAAAAACTCTGAATATTAAATAGTTATTCGTCTGCAATAACTTGTTGAGTTTGGCTACCTAATCCATCTATCGATAAAGTGATTTTATCACCTACATTCAAGAATACTTCAGGTGATTGCCCCATACCAACCCCAGGAGGTGTACCAGTAGAGATGATGTCACCAGGCTCTAATGTAACAAACTGACTTAAATAGCTAACCAGAAATGCAGGCTTAAAGATCATCGTTTTAGTATTGCCATTTTGATAACATTTTCCATTCACACTTAAAGTCATGCCAAGATTGTGTACATCTTCAATTTCATCACTCGTTGCCAACCAAGGACCTGTTGGACCAAAAGTATCGCTGCCTTTGCCTTTATCCCATTGACCACCGCTAATTTCCAACTGGAAATGTCTTTCTGAAACATCGTTAATTAAACAATAACCGGCGATATGGTTTTCCGCTTCGGTTTCGTCTACATATTTGGCAGGTTTACCAATGACAATGCCTAACTCAACTTCCCAATCCATTTTGATACTACTTCTTGGCTTCACAATATCATCATTTGGACCACAAATAGCACTCGACCATTTTGTAAATACAATAGGCTCTTCCGGAATTGCCATATTAGCTTCAGCAGCATGATCTGCATAATTTAAACCGATACAAATAAACTTACCCACGGAACCAACACAAGAACCAAGGCGAACATCTTTATCAACGATAGCTAGTTGCTCTACATCAACGTTCGCTAACTTTTGCAAGTTTTCAGGCAACAGCTGATCTCCTGAAATATCACTAATTACTGTTGATAGATCTCGAATATTGCCTTCACTATCTAATACTGCCGGTTTCTCTTGGCCTTTTGGTCCGAAACGCAATAATTTCATTTGTTTGCCCCTTGATAATTAACTTATTAAAAATGAATACTGGAATATCACTATAAAGCGTAAACGCCCCGCCCCTCTACTTAACCCTTAGCCTTTTACAGATACTTTTTTAGCCTTAAAGTCAGCAGGTAGAACTTTACGGGCTAAAAAAATACCTGTGTAACGATAATTGTCAGGTAGTCTTCGTTTTAATTTGTCTATAGTT of Thalassotalea fonticola contains these proteins:
- a CDS encoding fumarylacetoacetate hydrolase family protein; protein product: MKLLRFGPKGQEKPAVLDSEGNIRDLSTVISDISGDQLLPENLQKLANVDVEQLAIVDKDVRLGSCVGSVGKFICIGLNYADHAAEANMAIPEEPIVFTKWSSAICGPNDDIVKPRSSIKMDWEVELGIVIGKPAKYVDETEAENHIAGYCLINDVSERHFQLEISGGQWDKGKGSDTFGPTGPWLATSDEIEDVHNLGMTLSVNGKCYQNGNTKTMIFKPAFLVSYLSQFVTLEPGDIISTGTPPGVGMGQSPEVFLNVGDKITLSIDGLGSQTQQVIADE